The following proteins are co-located in the Sulfurospirillum deleyianum DSM 6946 genome:
- a CDS encoding EexN family lipoprotein, which produces MYKFNPMTQTIVEVKEATRFERIKRTPVPGWVMLLITFVPPLLIILCLIGCGSEEIKTVEYYKTHVDEGKAKIAECKNNPGVMKENPNCINAIAAYRESDTKHVHPKGKTMDDFMPTYTKE; this is translated from the coding sequence ATGTATAAATTTAATCCTATGACACAAACAATTGTAGAAGTCAAGGAAGCTACACGTTTTGAGAGAATTAAAAGAACACCTGTCCCAGGGTGGGTTATGCTTTTAATTACTTTTGTACCACCGTTGTTAATTATTTTGTGCTTAATTGGTTGCGGTAGCGAAGAGATTAAAACCGTTGAATATTATAAAACACATGTTGATGAGGGCAAAGCTAAGATAGCAGAGTGTAAAAATAATCCTGGCGTTATGAAAGAAAATCCTAATTGCATTAATGCAATTGCGGCATATCGAGAGAGCGACACAAAACATGTTCATCCAAAAGGTAAAACAATGGATGATTTTATGCCAACCTACACCAAAGAATGA
- a CDS encoding plasmid mobilization protein — MENEITIRNKVIGIKCTKSEYEDIKDSAYIFGMKPSTYMRSLALNYPRTSRIDAMAFLELGKCRGDLGRLGGLLKMWLTNKNRRTGLDEMDVKVLLEKIEMRQDEIIACTHKLVAFNDR; from the coding sequence ATGGAAAATGAAATCACGATACGAAACAAAGTTATAGGTATTAAATGTACTAAAAGTGAGTATGAAGACATAAAAGATTCAGCGTATATATTCGGGATGAAGCCATCAACGTATATGAGAAGCCTTGCCCTGAATTATCCACGCACCAGTCGTATTGATGCGATGGCTTTTTTGGAGTTGGGTAAATGTCGAGGAGACCTCGGCCGTCTTGGAGGACTTCTCAAAATGTGGCTTACCAATAAAAATCGACGTACGGGATTAGATGAAATGGATGTTAAAGTATTACTTGAAAAGATAGAAATGAGACAAGACGAAATCATCGCATGTACTCATAAATTGGTGGCGTTCAATGATCGTTAA
- a CDS encoding type IV secretion system protein, with the protein MKKIIFFLFLPVFIFAAVSPDNQTQTLLTDFQVASVSWRASFLPAAKYVFWSLVTIDMVIEFGFIALKGELGFDAIFVPLLRKILIVGFFLALFQYSNWLISIPSSLSQLGNQANGVSVDVDSVLNYGIDIVNDLWKGISLFHIGDSLALVITGIILIVSFALMSAQLFVTTVKMYALLSVAPLVFSLGGLGQTRQMAYNPIFAIMKVGFELLFLKLFMGLTINKMKDFAANVDTDNNSILTMIAMAILMVCVVQMIQGLVEAILSGSLGSNSTTGLGSARAMMSGATGAAVGAVGMGAAVKVASNLAKEQRAGGDSSASTFKNLRSAFADDVKRSFAGENIGGGSIGGRMAFKHSSAIGLSGQSQTRSTFDSVQKSNFQRENEEQAFAASQKE; encoded by the coding sequence ATGAAAAAGATCATTTTCTTTCTTTTCCTACCGGTCTTTATTTTTGCCGCAGTAAGCCCCGATAATCAAACGCAAACCTTGTTAACTGATTTTCAAGTGGCAAGTGTTTCGTGGAGAGCTTCTTTTCTTCCCGCGGCAAAATATGTTTTTTGGTCATTGGTAACGATTGACATGGTGATTGAATTTGGATTTATTGCACTCAAAGGAGAGCTTGGATTTGATGCGATTTTTGTACCATTACTCCGAAAAATTCTTATAGTTGGTTTTTTCCTTGCACTGTTTCAATATAGCAATTGGTTAATTTCAATACCGAGTTCTTTGAGTCAACTTGGAAATCAAGCCAACGGTGTTTCTGTTGACGTTGATAGTGTCCTCAATTATGGAATTGATATTGTCAATGATCTTTGGAAAGGCATATCCCTCTTTCATATAGGCGATTCATTAGCTTTAGTTATTACGGGAATAATTTTAATCGTCTCTTTTGCTTTAATGAGTGCTCAACTCTTTGTTACAACCGTAAAAATGTACGCACTTTTATCTGTTGCCCCATTGGTTTTTTCCCTTGGGGGGCTAGGTCAAACTCGACAAATGGCATATAATCCTATTTTTGCGATTATGAAAGTTGGGTTTGAATTATTATTTTTAAAGCTGTTTATGGGGCTTACGATTAATAAGATGAAAGATTTTGCGGCTAATGTTGACACGGATAACAACTCAATTTTAACCATGATAGCAATGGCCATTCTAATGGTGTGCGTTGTGCAGATGATCCAAGGACTAGTTGAGGCTATTTTATCAGGTTCTTTGGGTTCAAATTCAACCACCGGGCTTGGCTCTGCAAGAGCTATGATGAGTGGAGCGACTGGTGCGGCCGTTGGTGCGGTCGGAATGGGTGCGGCAGTTAAAGTGGCATCAAATCTCGCCAAAGAACAAAGAGCTGGTGGCGATTCTTCGGCATCAACATTTAAAAATCTCCGCTCCGCTTTTGCTGATGATGTCAAACGATCCTTTGCGGGTGAAAATATCGGTGGAGGTTCCATAGGTGGACGTATGGCTTTTAAACATTCTAGTGCTATAGGGCTAAGCGGTCAATCACAAACACGAAGCACATTTGATAGCGTACAAAAAAGTAATTTTCAACGCGAAAATGAAGAGCAAGCTTTTGCCGCATCTCAAAAAGAGTAA